The DNA window GTGCTTCCGACGCAACGACACAGTGCCGCAAAGGACGGTTCGGCCGGAATCTCTTTCGCCTTTGCGGCTTCGCGTCTTTGCGTCAATGCTCCCCGCCGCATGAAACACAGCTACGACGAACTGGCCAAGATGATTGACCACTCGCTGCTGCACCCGACGATGACCGACAGCGAATTGGAGGAAGGCTGCAAGCTCGCGGCGAAGTATCAGGTCGCGTCGGTCTGCATCAAACCCTACTTCGTGAAACGCGCGGCGCAGTTGCTCAAGGGCACCGGCGTGCTCGTCGGCGCGGTCATCGGGTTTCCGCACGGCAGTTCCTCCACGGAGGCGAAGCGATACGAGACGTGGCTCGCCTGCCAGGACGGCGCGTCGGAAATCGACATGGTCATCAACATCGGCAAGGCGCTCACCGGCGACTGGGATTACGTGGCCAACGACATCTCAGCCGTGTGCGAAGAGGCCCACCGGCACGGTGCCAAGGTGAAGGTGATCTTCGAGAACGACTACCTCGCCAGGGGCGGCGCCGGCATGGACAGTGACGCCCTCAAACAGATGCTGTGCGTCGTCTCCGAGCAAGCGGGCGCGGACTGGGTGAAGACCTCGACAGGCTACGGATTCGTGAAACAGCCCGACGGCAACTACAACTACAGGGGCGCCACCGAGCATGACCTCGCGCTCATGCGTGCAAGCGTCTCGGCGAAAGTGCAGGTCAAAGCCGCGGGCGGCGTGCGTGACCTTGACGGGCTCATCAAAGTCCGCGACCTCGGCGCGACTCGCTGCGGCGCCACGGCGACCGCCGCGATGCTCGGCGAATACCGGC is part of the Verrucomicrobiota bacterium genome and encodes:
- the deoC gene encoding deoxyribose-phosphate aldolase, with protein sequence MKHSYDELAKMIDHSLLHPTMTDSELEEGCKLAAKYQVASVCIKPYFVKRAAQLLKGTGVLVGAVIGFPHGSSSTEAKRYETWLACQDGASEIDMVINIGKALTGDWDYVANDISAVCEEAHRHGAKVKVIFENDYLARGGAGMDSDALKQMLCVVSEQAGADWVKTSTGYGFVKQPDGNYNYRGATEHDLALMRASVSAKVQVKAAGGVRDLDGLIKVRDLGATRCGATATAAMLGEYRRREAAGTSGQGADPAGSSIGTGGY